DNA from Mustela erminea isolate mMusErm1 chromosome 18, mMusErm1.Pri, whole genome shotgun sequence:
CTCACAACTCTGAGCAATAATCGATATAGGTGTGTTTGGTCCAGTTTTGCGGaggtttttagtttagttttgtttcttgaagGGTGGGCATCCCAACAGAGCCTTCCCTGGGCTCATCTGATAAATCTGTGTGGCCTCcaagggaaagaaatggaggtGGAGTGGGCAGTATAGTGTCTGTGTCCCCATGTGGCTCCATGGAAAGGGTCTGAGTCCTGGTGAGCAAAGGGAAGCCACGGATGACATCTAAAAGAGCCATTGCCAGGAGACAATGACATAAGCTCTTTCTGTGACACATGGTGCTCCCCGTAGTCCAAACCATAAATTATAACTGAGAAGGTTCACCAGCAGCCCAGCACATAGCTCGGGCACTTCAGAAATACTGTAGCCTCAGTTGTGGTGAGAATGTGTTGTCTGATATAACAATGGCACCTGGCATTGATGGACCTACAGGTGACTCTGCTGGAGACACCACCTAAGATTGCTAAGACATACCAAGTGGTCACTGCACAAGAGGCTGGATCCTGGGAGAGCAGTTTGGGTTACTGTTTTTGAACAGACCCATTTCTACCCTGGAGCTTACATGTATGTGAGGAAGCAGAAGTTCCGACATGAAGTGACTTCCCCCAAGGTCTCTGGAATGGACCTCTATTTTTACAATCTATTCCTTTTATACTAACAGTATCCAAACTTTCCTCTTGGGAACCTCACATCTCCCGACTCCCAGTTCATGATTTTTGAGCTGTCTCAACTCCACCTTCAGCCCCAAGGCTGGTCACAAAAATCTGCTTAGCCAATGCCAGCAGGACCTCTACCTGGCATCAGATATTGGGATGGGCACATCACCAATGAGAGCCACTGAGAGATAGTCTCTCACCACTGAGAGAGCCAATGAGAACCAATAGGCCAATGAGAGCCCAACTCCAGCTGGGACTCTCAACAGAAagccatctatttttttcttgtttttttgctGACACTAGAACCATAAAGAAGTAAGCCTGCATCTGCTGGTGGCTATCTTGCCAGAATCATAAGAGCCTTCCTGATAATGGAGCCACCATGGCAGAGAGCAGGACCAAGAGATGGAGAGGAACCCTGAGATGTTGTTGGAGCCCCTCGATTAAACCAGACCTAAAGCTAGTGCTACCCTGGGATTTCTTTTCCATGAGTTGATAAATTCCTATTTGTGCCATAGCAGTTTGTGTTGGGTCTTCTGTCCCTTGGATCCAGAAGAGTCCTGATGACATAGCTCAACACCACCTCCAtgtccttctcttctcttcagtctAGTTGGACTTTGCACTGCTTCTGGATTCTCTGAGCATTTTCCCACAGAGTACCCTAGAGTTGTACAGGACCCAGCCTGAGTGGCCCTGCCACCCCAAACTAACAGAAGACATGCTAGTCGCATTAGCACTGCTGAGCTCTCCACTGGACGTAGAAGATCCAGTGGCCCCTTTATGTCTCTCGTTGAACCATAGACCCACAAGGTTATTATGCAGTGTCTCTGCTTTCAAACTCAAaccagcagggaggaggaagggggatcACCCCCAACACTCATAAGTGGAGACTCCCCTGCCTCAGGGACGGGGGTGGTTGCATATAGTTCAGTGAAGTGTCTGGGACCTCCATATATTTTTCTGACCTCATTTTGGAACTTAAGGCTGGAGAGTAGATGGGCCTTCACAACAAGGAGAACAAGGATATTGAGAGCCCACTGGGGGCGTTCCAAGGTGTCCCAGGCTCCGGAGCTCTGACAAGGTGATATAGGCCAGTGGGCAGCCCTGGCCCGCCTTTGCTTATTAGCTGACTCATCCTGGGGAAACTACTTGCTCTCTCTGGGTCTCCTTTTCCTCACCTTTAAAATGAGcacccccacctctcccaccATATCAAACCTAAACCTGCCATTACCGCCTGAAACCAGGGACCCTCCCTGACCTTCCCATTTTGGTAGATGGCATTTCTATTCACCCAGCACCCGGACCACACACACCTGTGCCAtactgctcctccctcctcctcctgcagccTTTCAAGAAGATGCTACCTTCTAAGTATCTCCAGAGCCATCCCACTCTCTCTagtctgccccccacctccactgaGGACCCCTCGGGTGACTATAAAAGCTAGTCTCCAggttccctgcccccagcctttcctctctgacttatttccacCACACACAGAAGTCCCTCCTACTTCAAACCCCATAATGGTATCCACTACCCCCATGAGGAACCTCCATCTTTCCAGGGGCTGCAGAAAAGCCTGGCATGGTCTGGTCCCTGTTTACCTTCTTGAGGTAACTCACAGctggctctccctcctccctcagctccttcctaggctcctccctcactctctggCTGGACCGGCCTTCTACCCTAGAACTGGGCATGCTTATTCCTCCTTCAGGGTCTCTGTGGGCTGCCCTCTGGGTCACCATAatccccgcacccccccccccaacgggCAGTCCACTGGGCCTTAATTTCGGTGTATCCGGGAAcaccttccctgtccctctgaaggagccagcccctcccgcAGCACTTGGCACATCTCCAGGGTCACCACACTGCCTGGAGTGGCTTCTTCTAGGTCCACAGTCCCCCCCAAGCCCTACCCCATGCAGCCTCCAGTCTCCACCTTGGTCCCACCACCCTGGCCCATGACTGCAGGGGCAATTTGTCCTCGTCTCTGAGGCTGAGCCATCAGAAAACATCTCCTTTTCCAGTTCAAGAATGACCGGTCAGCTGGGTGCCCAGCTCCTCTCGCATTTATTGGAAACTGCTTACCCAGCAACCCACAAAAGGAGCTTACACGGGGGTGATACTGAGGACTCCTGTGACCTAATCCTGGGATTATCATGGAGGACTGGGccgagggcaggggagaggaggtggtGGGATAAAATAGGAGGGACGCTAAGGTTTAGGAAGCCCCCTTGGCCCCTGGGGCGTGCTCACATGCTCACCGGGGTTTCTGcgccgggggaggggtgggggcggggccgagcAGTGGGCATCAggttttcttctccttcaatttttccttcactttttgaGGCTCAAATTGGATCAGTCGCAGAATTTCCTTGTTGGCCATGGTCCCCTCGATGAACTCTTCCTCTGTAAGTTTATCTGTGCATTTGGGGGGGGAAAGGTCGCAGTCAGGATCAGCTGTTTCAAGCTGTGGCGAGGCTGACAGTGGCCAGGGTACCCAGTGCAGAGGTATCTGTTATGAAAACACTGAGTCTCGGTGTCCTCCCAGGGTACCGACCCCGCCCCTGCATACCCAGCTCCTCCCCAGGACGCCTGGACCTCCCCACCAACCAGCAGCGAGAGGGTTAATAACCTCTGTGACGGCCTCTTCTGATTGGTCGGCGCCTTTGCCCCCCGCaggttcttaaatattttgactattaCCCTAGTGCTGAAGCTTGGAGTTTGGGGGGGAACTTCTGGGGGATGGAGCAGAGCCAACAATCTCTATGGATATGGAGGAGGGGAAATAACATCCATCCAGGAGTAGGGACTGAAAAACGAGGGGTCCGGTGTGGTCCAGGGAGAGCCTGGCTTGTGGAGAGCGGTCTCTCTACCTCCTTCCCAGCACAGGGCTGACAGCGTCTCTGTGCCAGAGCCACTGTGCTGGGGACTGAGGCCACCACAGGGGGTGGCCCAGGAAGGAGTGAGATAAAGCCCCCGCCCTTGGGGAGACTCTTGGTCTGATGGGGAAGACAGCTGCACGTCCAAATAACTCTGGAAAGAGACAGGTGCTCCTTTCTGCTTACGGCGATGCTCACAGTGCCTGCACATAGTAGAAGCTTAACAAAGCTTAGCTAAACCCAAACGGATTTCCACTTGGACATCCTTAATCCCCCTGGGGTCCAGCTCTGGTCGGGGCAGTAAAATCTGGGTTTTAAAGCCCCAGCTGCTCTATCAGCCTCACACAGAGCTTGAAACTCCCACAGTCAGAGCCCCGTTGGGGAGTGAGGCATCGTCTCCAGAGGGGACATCTGAAGACAGCAGCCTCCACACACCACCGGTCTCCTGGTCTCCCGGCTCCCTTGACTCTGACTTTTACCTGGGTCAGTTTTCAGGTTAACAAGTAGAACAGGGGACCTGACACCTGCCAGACCTGGATTAAAGAGCCAGAGAcggtggtggggggcaggtgggccACAGTTtgcaagggaggaggaggggaaggtcttcaaggtgttgtgtgtgtgtatggggggtaACATCAGGGCAGGGACTACTACACCTACCCAGCGAAAATTAAGGAGGTGCTCACTTTCAGGGAGGTGCGAGCCCAGGAGTAGCAGCTGAGAATGAGTGCCTCCTTAAATATTCTGCCCAGACCTCCCCTGCCTCCGCCAGGTTTGGCCCCAGTGACAGTGAGCTCCTTTGCTTCTCAGCCTTCTTCTTGGACTGCAGCTTAGTGGAACCCAGGCCATCAGTACCTGCCCTTAGCTCCCGTCCTGCTCCGGccagaccccaagatcacaaaggGAGCCAATACGTAGGTCCTAGAGTGAGACACTTCAGATGTTCAAAATCTCCTGCCGACCTCTCTGTTAGAGAACCAGGTGATGAAGCCCCAGTAGGCTTCCTATCCCTATGTGGCAACAACCAGCAGGAAACCACCGGGCCACATGTCCACTGTCCACGACTGGCCAGTCCCTCCACATCAGAGGGCTCCAGTCCGCTCCTCTCCCGTCACCCTCCGGGGGCCCTGATGGCCATGTGAGCTTGCAGCCCCCGCCCCGACCCCgcccaaccccacccccttctacaGTATCCTCCCTGCCTTGGCCATGACCATCACGCCCCAGCAGACCAGCAGACCAGCTGCCTTGTTCTGGAATCCATCGCTACTTTCAGGAAGAGACCAGCTCCCCACGGGCTGCTCCCAGTCCAAGACGGACCAAGGCAGCTGACCGAGACAAGCTGGCCCCTGGAAGAAGGGGGCTTGAGGATGCCTCCGGGGGCTTTGCCAAAGCTTTCCCACAAGGGTGGGAGCCTCAAGTCTTCTTCTGTCCCTGCTTTTCTCTGTGCCCAGAGTCCCACCTGCTCTGCAGTCTGGGTGTTCCCAGgctcctccagctccctccccactcccccccacccccaggccctccTTCAATGAACCTCCCTGCTTCTCAGGGAGACCCAGACTAACTCATTGGAGTGAAAGCAGGTAAACTGAGATCCCACTTCCTTGATACTTGATGCTAATCCAGACGCAGACCAGGCTGAGGTTTGCCTGGTCCCAGCTATGCAGAAAGCACTCTGGAAACCAAGTAAAGTGCACCCCAGCGTCTAGGACGGATGAGCAATCCGTTTAAACAGAAAGTGGTTTGCTGTGCCTCCAGCGCCACCAGCACACGTGCATGCAAGCCTACGGAGCTGCGGTCCTGACTTTTGACCACTGCCTTCCCTGGGCGCTGACACTGTTCTAAGTTGCCTTTCCCTCCCCAGTGCTCCAGAATTCAGGGCCTTTCCTCTGCCCCAGAGAGCTCAGGGGGTGATGGACTTGGAAGAGCAAAGGGAATGTGGCATCGGTCTCCATCAGCAGCAGAGCTGGCCTGTCTGCTTACTGACCCCTACCATCCcaaccccccaggcaccccaggacctcAGGCAGCCCCTCAGTGCATGCTGGGATGAAGTGTCCCTGGTCCTGCCCAGGCACTGGTCCTCGGAGGACCAGTCTCATTGGGGTCTCCGGGAAAGAGCCTATGACTGTAAAACCAAAGGTTGTGAAAGGGGAAAGAATTCACCATCATCTTTCTTTCCGAAGAACCCCCAGATCTTGTCGGCTCGCTTCTCTGGCGTGTTTTCATCTTCCGGGAGGTGCTTCACGTCCTCAGGATTGATCATTTTGAAAATAGCCTGcaccaaagaaagaggaaattatcagaaggagcagcaggggcTGGGCATCCCCCTACCTGCCCTCTCAGTGGCAGAGGCTAAAATGCAGAtgcccaggccccaggctgccCCTATGAGGAGGGGAGTAGGGCCGGGACACCTGTCTTTTTGAGATCCCAGAAGGGACAGGGAACGGGGTGGAGGGGTGAAGGCGTCTGCTAACAGGTGTTTTGTCCCTTTCAGTACTTTTTGAATTTCCTGTCCATATAGACACATTActtcccttttattaaaaaaaatgagggtaaGAAACAAATGATGACGATGACGATGATTCCACAGCAGCCCCCAGGGTGGCAGCTGGGGAACCGCTACCTTGAACCCTACCGCCCGGAAGTGTTAGACTATCAGCCGGCTTCTTTGGGGTCCGGGTCGTGCCTCAGTTGTCCAGCCGGGTCCCCCAGCGGTAATAACGGCTAAACTTCGTCAAAACCTAACCCACACCACACTTCTAAGCCTTTTTACATCTCACCCCCGCAGCAGCCCTATGAGATGGGTATTATCagttctgttttacagatgaacatACTGAGGCACACCGGCCGGCTAGACGTCTCCCCGGCTagaagcagaggagcagagaTTCTAACCCAGGCAGGCTGGTTCTAGAACCTTCATTCTCGGCCTACACCATTAGAGGGCATActaggggctggggaagggagagggacaaggtgGGGTCTCCTTGTGCCCTCTGCGCTCCAGGTTACGAGGATCCCACCAGCTCAGTAACTCCCGGCATGGCCAGGCTGGAGTGGGCACTCAGATGGTGGTCCTGAGCCTGTGCCAGCCTGCATGCTCAGCGTGGGGGCAAGCTCGGGGTGCGGACAGGTGGGCTGGGTGGGAGTCGGGAACAGCTTGTGGATACTCAGGCAGGGGCAGGAATGCCTGTGAAACtagcccccgccccctcccccacatgctATAGCAAGAGGAGCAAAGCCGGCAGCTCCGGGGGGCAGGCTGGGCTGGCAGCTCTCAGAGCCCAGGGGTGCCCAGCAACGAAGTGTAGGGGGTGACTCCCCTAATGCCTCTCTCGGTCCTGAGCCCGGGGAACCTCGTGCGCCCCAGGGCTAAACCCTGGGAGTGCCTGCCTGCTCCGTCTGCCTTCTGACTCCAAGGACAGATGGTCAGGGTCTGGGAGAAGGAGCCGTTGGTCCCTACTCTGGGCCCCAGAGATTTTTCCAAAACCAGGTAGCTAGTTGGTTGCAGGGCTGGGATTAGAACCCGTAGCGTCGGACTCCCGGGGCCATGAGCCTGTGATCTAGTGAACTATAGAGCCTGGGCTTCATCTTGCGCTGCCTCAGCCCTGGGTTCTATGGgacctgcccctccctggccctccccttcctcttctctttccccccgGGAGCACCAGCTCTAGGCCGCTGCTGGGTCTGGCATCCTGCAGGGGATTCTGAGGTCGTGTTCCCTGTCCCTGGCCACCTGCCAGTCCGGGGGTGTGGTGTGCCCAGATGCAGGTAACGTTTCCCGCCCTTTACGGGAGGCCCTAGCCGAGTTTGTTGCCCACAGGCTGCCTGCTTGGTCACTTGGTCCGTGGTCTCTCCTCGTCAGGGGGAGAACCGTGCAAACGCAAGCAGGTGTACAAAAGCACCAAAAGATGAGATAAAACACAAACGACATTCTCCCCTCTTACCGGGAAGAGAATTAGGGGAATGAAGCAAGGACGTGGGTGGGGGGTGCTCAGAGATGCCAGGAAAAGAGACCACGTGAAGGGAAATACAACtgacctcaggaaaaaaaaaaaaaaaaaaaaaaaaaaacccagaaacgtCCCAATTGTCCAAAAATACAGAGCTGGTTAAGTAACATTACGGCCCTTTCATGAGACGGAATGCTAAGCCGCCGTTCAAGATGGTTTTGAAGAAGAAGATACCTTCATAGCAGAAACATAAAACAGCAACTGAAAAAAGGTCAGATATGTCACcgttctaaaattattttttaaatttatatacagaTAAAGGGCCGGGAAGATAAACAGCAACAGGTTTGACAGTAGCTCCCTCCAGATGGTGGGATTAAGGGCAATGCCAGTTGTCTGCTTCATACACTGCCACATTTCACAAATTACTGACCTCTTAAATAAAGCTTTTCCTAAGACCCCTAAAGTCTTCACAACAGATGATCTGACACAGGGCCCGTCGGGACAGGAAGGAGGGTGTGTTGGAAGCCCGCGCCGGCAAGGAGCCGGTGGCTCAGTCCAGAACCCGGAGATGGCGGGTGAGGAAGCCAAGCCCGGGGGGTGAAATGGCCTGTCCCAGCCAACGAAGACCGTGAGGACTGGGAACCCACATTTCATGGCCCCCCAAGTTAGCCTCTTTCTACTCTGTATTGGAAACATGTACTTAAAACTAATTGTGGAAGAGTATGTATTTGTGCCATTGGAGGTTTGGGAGGACAGTTTAatgaaaacaggaaggaaggaaggggggaggaaagggagaaaacactATATAATTAACAGGAAATACCCAGATTCTTCTTTAGGAGGAAGGCGAGGCTGTGGGGAAGTGACCAGCCTCCATTCGAGTCAGTGTCCTGGAGACCCTGTGCACCTGGAGCCCGGAAGCCCCAGCACCTGCATCCCCCAGCTCCGCCTGGCCAGCCCCGGCCCCACCGCGTCCAGGACCCCAGACCCCGGCGGAGCCCAGGCCCGCCATGCGGAGGCGGAGACTGACCATGACGATCTCCAGCACTTCGCCCTTGCTGATGGCCCCGTTGCCGTCCACGTCGTAGAGGGAGAAGGCCCACTCGAGCTTCTGGTTGGTCTTGCCCGCCGAGGTCATGTGCAGGGCGATGACGTACTCCTTGAAGTCCAGGGTGCCGTCGCTGTTGGCGTCGAAGCTCCGGAACACATGTTGGGCATAGGCCTTGGGGTCGGCCTCGGGGAAGAACTTGGCGTAGATCTTCTGGAACTCCTGCCGCGTGATGCGGCCGCTGGGGCACTCCTTCAGGAAGGACTGGTACCAGGAGCTCAGCTCCTCCTCTGTGAACTTGGTGTTCAGCTGCAGCTCCTCCAGGATCTCCTTGGACAGGGCCCCACTCTTGCTGTTCCCCATGGGTGAGGCCGCGCAGGACCGGCCGGGCAGCGGTGGCTGGGCCGGCGGGTGGGAGGGACGTGGTCTCCCGGCCGCCGAGGGCCGGCTGCTGCTGGAGACGGTCGCCGAGGTGCTGGCGGATTAGAGGATTTGTGGCCGCTTCACCCCTGTacttggagggaggaggggccagggtggtgggggggcggCTCCAAGAACCCCCTCACTGAGATTAAAAGAAAGTGCTGACAGCAGGGGGGCCAATCCATCTTGGCCTTCGgggaggacaggacaggaggTCAGAAGTTTCAGAGCCAAAGCCTTGGCCCTCCCTGTTACCCTGTGTCCGTCCCTTCTCCCTTACTCCAGCTCTCCGGGAACCACGCTGCTCAGAGCCTGTCTTCCCCCCCAAAGTCTGAGGCTCCCATGGGCAAGAACTGAGCTCTATACTGTAGTTGTTCAAAGCCAGGCTCTGGACCCAGCCCGGGTTCCAGTCCCAGCTTTGCTGCTTGCTGGCTGTGTGCCCCCTAGGTGTGTTTcttaccctctctctgcctagaatgctcTCCTAATCCTTCAGCctcctcaaatgtcaccttctcggCAAGGCCTGGATTGACCACTCCATTTACAACGGcacacccccatccccaaccATCCGCACCTCCCAACCCCgcttgatttttcttcctctcaggTACACCTTCTGACTCTCTTTGAATTACCTGTGTGCTGTGCATGTCCACATCCCAACAAAATCTCCAAGAAGGCAGGGAATCTGTCTGTTCCGTTCCCAGCGGCATCTCCACTGCCAGCAGCAGTGGCAGAATGGGAACCCCCGTGTGAATATTCTTTGACTGAACAGGCATAATAATAGTTTGTCCCTCACTGTCACGTTGAGGCTAAACTGAACTAATACGTACAACGCACTTAGAACAGAACCGGGCACAAGGTCGGTGCTAAAGACATGGTAGTTGTTGGTATTGTTCATCTGggacagaaatgaaaacctaaagGGCCCGCGGGGGGTCGGCAGGTGAAGTGATGAGTGAAGCAGGTGAATCAGGGTCAATGGGGAGTGGTGAGGCCTGAGGCACCTAACGGAAGGGGCTGCCCATGTTCAAAGCCGTTGAGTGTGGTCATTCGGGAGTATAGCCCAGTGGTTCTAGACTTTTCAGTCCTGACCCCTGTGGCTCCAGAGGATTTCTCAGGAGGCCTTAATGCTAggggtgtgcgtgtgtatgtgtgtgtttcagtgTCTGTgtgtacttccttttttttcccatcagtTTGTGAGAGCGTATCATTTCTTAATaaaagacctttctttttttttttttttttatagacttTCAGTATCCTGTAGCGAAGTCTTTAATCTCAAGAACAGTTGAAAAAGGACTGTCGCCACACTCAGAAACTAaccaacccacccacccacccaccccagcccatGAAAGGTGAGGCTGGGGGGAATTACCCCTTGTCTCCGTGGTGGTTGGGGCGCCccctggtggggcgcctgggtggttcagttggttaagcatctgactcttggtggttggggcgcctgggtggttcagttggttaagcatctgactcttggtttccacgcagctcatgatctcagggtgggggggatccagccccacattgtggagtctgctggagagtctctccctctgcccctcccccactgcatgctctaaataaaataaataatcttaaaaaaaaaaaagaaagaaaaaaggaagtgcCTCTTGGTGCTGAACCTGTCCATACCGAGTCTGCAGATCGGGGGAGGCCGATGTTACAGGCCCAAAAGGCAGGCAGCCCCAAAAGGCAGGCAGCCTGCCGGGGTCCCATGGCTGCTACATGGCAAAGCCAGAAGGAAAGCTCTGGTCGGCCAGGCTCCCCGTTCAGGGTCTTCTCACTACATCACAACAACTCTTTTCTCAAGGAGGCCTGAGTGACGGGGCTGTGGGTGAGGACCCGGGGTCACCAGGTGGGCAACGAGATAGGGGATGGGCCCTGGGTTAATGCAGGAGGCAGCTAgagccccccccatcccccctccattcctcccctgcccctccccatactgtccccccacccccaccccagggccttctGCT
Protein-coding regions in this window:
- the RCVRN gene encoding recoverin: MGNSKSGALSKEILEELQLNTKFTEEELSSWYQSFLKECPSGRITRQEFQKIYAKFFPEADPKAYAQHVFRSFDANSDGTLDFKEYVIALHMTSAGKTNQKLEWAFSLYDVDGNGAISKGEVLEIVMAIFKMINPEDVKHLPEDENTPEKRADKIWGFFGKKDDDKLTEEEFIEGTMANKEILRLIQFEPQKVKEKLKEKKT